A window of Pseudomonas monteilii contains these coding sequences:
- a CDS encoding GntR family transcriptional regulator: MATKTKLLSTVLGGEQLSPHLARSVIEERLRSAILDGRLPPGTAIRQQELATLFGVSRMPVREAIRQLEAQSLLKVVMHKGAVVAPLIGEDAVDTYDLRLILESEALRQSIPLLDATDIALARDYIRQLETETRHAEIGRLNRLFHMTLYGKATNQKLLRLIDNELSEEERFLRFHLSSMGLGQLTQDDHTALADAASDKLIDEALLVLERHLSNASRTIRAYLNRQVKP; the protein is encoded by the coding sequence GTGGCCACTAAAACCAAACTGCTCAGTACTGTATTGGGTGGTGAACAGCTGTCGCCCCATCTGGCGCGCAGTGTCATCGAAGAGCGGCTGCGAAGTGCCATTCTCGATGGTCGCCTGCCGCCTGGAACGGCTATTCGTCAACAAGAACTGGCCACCTTGTTCGGCGTCAGCCGCATGCCCGTTCGTGAAGCCATCCGACAACTCGAAGCACAGTCGCTGCTCAAGGTCGTGATGCACAAGGGCGCCGTCGTGGCGCCGTTGATTGGCGAGGATGCGGTCGATACCTACGACCTGCGGCTGATTCTGGAAAGTGAGGCACTGCGTCAGTCCATTCCCTTGCTCGACGCGACCGACATCGCCCTTGCGCGCGATTACATCCGTCAGTTGGAAACCGAAACGCGTCATGCCGAGATCGGTCGATTGAATCGCCTGTTCCACATGACGCTGTACGGCAAGGCGACGAATCAGAAGCTGTTGCGTCTGATCGACAATGAATTGAGCGAAGAAGAACGCTTCTTGCGCTTCCACCTGTCGTCCATGGGACTGGGCCAGCTGACGCAAGACGATCACACTGCGCTGGCCGACGCCGCCAGCGACAAGCTCATCGATGAAGCCTTGTTGGTGCTGGAGCGCCATTTGAGCAATGCCTCACGAACCATCCGCGCCTATCTGAACCGCCAAGTGAAGCCTTGA
- a CDS encoding mangotoxin biosynthesis-involved protein MgoB has product MNALNTELHMCKLALSRHPLFSSITTPTLLCRFMETHVFAVWDFMSLTKRLQQELTCIHLPWLPPQDPAAARLINEIVLGEESDDRLDHGHYSHFELYLDAMREVGADTQAIERFIALQREGIAPLDALQACGASEAAQAFVVDTLEVALTAPAHCVAAAFLHGRESVIPMMFQQILDEWGIGMEQAPTFRYYLQRHIDVDSEDHGPAAERLLARLVGDDTHKQRQVLQAALAAIASRERLWNRVHADLQVVAVEVAP; this is encoded by the coding sequence ATGAACGCTTTGAATACCGAACTGCACATGTGCAAGTTGGCGCTGTCGCGCCACCCGCTCTTTTCATCCATCACGACGCCGACGTTATTGTGCCGTTTCATGGAAACCCATGTCTTTGCCGTATGGGACTTCATGTCGCTGACCAAGCGTCTGCAGCAGGAGTTGACCTGTATCCACTTGCCTTGGCTGCCGCCGCAGGATCCCGCCGCGGCCCGCCTGATCAACGAGATCGTGTTGGGCGAAGAGTCCGATGATCGACTCGATCACGGGCACTACAGCCACTTCGAACTATACCTGGACGCCATGCGTGAAGTCGGCGCCGACACCCAGGCCATCGAACGCTTCATCGCCCTGCAGCGCGAAGGCATCGCCCCACTCGACGCCTTGCAGGCATGCGGCGCTAGCGAAGCGGCCCAGGCGTTCGTCGTCGACACGCTGGAAGTGGCCCTCACGGCACCGGCGCACTGCGTGGCAGCGGCGTTCCTGCATGGGCGCGAGAGTGTCATCCCGATGATGTTCCAGCAGATCCTCGACGAGTGGGGCATCGGCATGGAGCAGGCACCGACCTTCCGCTATTACCTGCAACGCCACATCGATGTCGATTCCGAAGATCATGGTCCGGCGGCCGAGCGTCTGCTCGCACGCCTGGTGGGCGACGACACCCACAAGCAGCGGCAGGTGTTGCAGGCCGCCCTGGCCGCTATCGCCAGTCGCGAACGGTTGTGGAATCGCGTCCATGCCGACTTGCAGGTCGTGGCCGTCGAGGTGGCCCCATGA
- a CDS encoding aminobenzoate oxygenase, which produces MNAQDYRSFADTWEARATIRTRPRRMVEDDHRLIYPLSRQPLALSATLQRDCPHLRDFVLVQSLYKFINDVVIFETEIVDRTARRIAKDTFAVRFPFACRYDAMTVVVDEDYHALVALDFLQQTIALTQVEPIDLPAEIELSRAIPAALQHVPARLRDAVELICVGIAENTLTDDVAAFARDDTVKPSVKGLMADHLLDEGRHSSFWARLTRIYWQSAPEADREAIAQVLPVFLAQYLTSDIQQRFDSALIEALPVTEATRDALREEVRGLAYPIHRQHPLLGNILRFFRTSSMLDSACVQQALHDYLP; this is translated from the coding sequence ATGAACGCTCAGGACTACCGCTCCTTCGCCGACACCTGGGAAGCACGCGCCACCATTCGCACACGCCCACGGCGCATGGTCGAAGACGACCACCGGCTGATCTACCCCCTCAGCCGACAGCCGCTGGCCCTGAGCGCGACCTTGCAGCGCGACTGTCCCCACCTGCGCGACTTCGTGCTGGTGCAGAGCCTGTACAAGTTCATCAACGACGTGGTGATCTTCGAGACCGAAATCGTCGACCGAACGGCGCGCCGCATCGCCAAGGACACCTTCGCCGTGCGCTTTCCCTTCGCATGCCGCTATGACGCCATGACCGTGGTGGTGGATGAGGACTATCACGCGCTGGTGGCGCTGGACTTCCTTCAGCAGACCATTGCCCTGACCCAGGTCGAGCCGATCGACCTGCCAGCGGAGATCGAGTTGAGTCGGGCGATTCCGGCAGCGTTGCAGCACGTACCTGCGAGGCTGCGCGATGCCGTCGAGCTGATCTGTGTGGGCATCGCCGAGAACACCCTCACCGACGACGTGGCGGCATTTGCCCGCGACGACACGGTCAAGCCTTCGGTGAAGGGGCTGATGGCCGACCACCTGCTGGACGAGGGGCGACACTCCAGCTTCTGGGCACGACTGACGCGGATCTATTGGCAGTCCGCGCCCGAGGCCGACCGTGAAGCCATTGCCCAGGTACTGCCGGTCTTTCTGGCGCAGTACCTGACCAGTGACATTCAGCAACGTTTCGACTCCGCCTTGATCGAGGCGCTGCCCGTCACGGAGGCCACCCGCGATGCACTGCGCGAGGAAGTCCGCGGCCTGGCCTACCCGATCCACCGACAGCACCCCTTGCTCGGCAACATCCTGCGCTTTTTCCGCACCAGTTCGATGCTCGACAGCGCTTGCGTCCAGCAGGCGTTGCACGACTACCTGCCTTAG